The Cryptomeria japonica chromosome 6, Sugi_1.0, whole genome shotgun sequence genomic interval TTGATGTTTTCCATAAACTTTGGAATCCTGTCTATTAGTGTACTTCTCTGGTCTAGATGTCCACTATTTGATGTTTTTTCTCTTTTTGGACACTTATGCCTTAAACCTTTCGTAGCAAAGCTTCATTTGTAATCTCTTTTGATGCATTGGAAAGCTCTTTTGGTTGGCTATGCAAAGACATTAATTAGTCCTGGAAAGAACAACATTCACAACCATAATAATCAAGAATGTAACAATGACTCACTAAGTGAGGAATGACTTTCATTTAACTTGAAAGTTGACACTTAACTAAAAATTCATATGGTTACAAATTGTAATGGTAATTGTATATTCAATAATGAAAACAGAGTTTACATATATAGGCAATTGCAttacgatgtttctaaaagaaacaaatgTAAATAGAAGCCAAAAATAGAAACTACCTAAACTAACTAAGATAACCATTAAAGAAACATCACACAAtcttaataccctcccttaatggtcatcgttctaagtACCCTACAAAAGACAATCTGTAGGTCTTTTGGTCACAGATGCATAGAATACCATCCACTTCTAGTCACGATTGCATAGAAGGCTGCCCCCTTCTCTTTAGAACGCTCTGCGACATGAGTCTACTGCTGATACCCTCCTTGGTGCTACAAAACTTCTAGAAATCACCAAGATAACCAAAATCCTACCAACCTGATGCTGGAAACAAAACTTTCCCTCTTTGAAGCCATGGATATCTAGAACAACTTCTCAAActgaaaccacgattttgaggaGAAAGTCGCCAAACCTGAACTGCTTCAGAAAAACAGCCACTATTTTGTTCAAACTTTTGCAGATGACCACTATGACCCAAAAACCGAAACCCTTGATGTGATGCTGAGATCACCCACGAAAAACTGCTTGATTTTTTAGGATAAAAATTAAAAAAGCCAATAGtaattttttgaggaaaaaattataaaatcttacaataattttatcaagaaaaaattataaaacctagaaatgatttttgaggagaaaatcggaAAATCCATGACACGATTTTTAAGGAGAAAAATCTATCTAAACCAGACACTGAAATAATAGTCaggattttttgtggaaaaaatcagaaaaccctctTGTAGAGAaagatcccatgattttttgtattaaaaaattGGTCAAAAAACGAAAATGCATGAtcatgatttttgaggaaaaatcaagcaaaacccttgTACAaaacgatttttgtggaaaaaatcattcaaaacccacaatacaaattataaaaccctagaataattttttgtggaaaaataaaattataaaacccaTCTAGAATTTTTTAAGGAGAAAAATTATAAAACCCAAACACgatttttttaggaaaaaataaaaaaacctagaaAACGTAGAGCCAACACAAGTTTGTTGAGAAACCCTCAAATAGAGGCAAACAGGAGCAaacccacaattttttttttgtcgaGCCCACAAAATCCTAAGCGTGGGCTGAAGAAAATTGTAGAAGCCGTCCGCTGCGGGTTGTAGAAGAACACAAAAGGGCCGTTGCAGGTTGCAGACAAAGAAAACCGACACCCAAAAATCAAAACACAGGTCATTGACCAAGAAAAACCCTTGTTGCACGGGCTAAAAATGGAAGCAATACTTGACTTGTGACCAAAAACCCGTGTTTTGCAATGGGATTTGCACAACAAAGATTGTGTGGGCCACATGAGGGCTCCcttcaaacaaaaaaaaaccttCACGAAAATCCACAGGTTGAAAACCACAAAAGCTCGAACAAAAAACTTAAATATGAAAAAATCAaaaattgttttttgaaaaaaattatgtggcttgaatttttattaaaaaattcgccaaactctATAAAACCCgatcgacccgctctgataccatgtaatggTAATTGTGTATTCAATAATGAAAACGAAGTTTACATAAATAGGCAATTACAttatgatgtttctaaaagaaacaagcaTAAACAGAAGGCAGAAATAGAAACTACCTAAgctaactaagatgaccattaaagaaacattacattATTATAATACAAATGGTaattgcagataaacatctgcacatcacTTGCATTGACTACAACTTGTTTGATCCACTCAATTTTATCGacgtccttgagtgcattgtttaCGACATGTGTGCAACAGGTCCAATAGATATTCATTTTCAAGTTCGATTTCCTTAATGGTATCTTTGAGGATCTGAAAACTAAAAATTTGCATCCTTGTGTTTCCTTGAATGATCAGTTGCTCTAAGGATGTAAGATCTCTCTTTACATTTGACCATAATATTAATGTGTGGACACTGTCTAATGCCCACCCACCCACTCATCCTTGATAGTGCTGCACCCATCTGTGATCAATTTGGCTCttattttctccatcatgacaTTTATCTTGGATTGATTCCTCTTTTGTCTCCCCTGGTCTCGCATAGGAAGGCCTTGCTTGTGCAACTTTGGACATGGACTCAAATTACTTTAAAGAACAGTCCTTTTATTTTGTAAGAAGTGCATATTATATTCGCTAGTTCGAGGATCTGTCAAAAATCAGTACCCTTACACTGACTCTGGAAATTCTATTTATAGAACCAATGGCTGTCTTAAAGGAACTACTGTTGGTCTAACTGTTCATAACTACCATGCAATGTATACTGCCTAAGATGACAATTAATAATAACATAACAAAGCTGTCACAAAATGTTTATTAATGATAACAGTTGAAGTCAGGGTTTCTTCCTTTTTTTCTtgagttttttttgtattttaaaatcaTTATCATGTGTGCCTGGCTTGTgtataatttttcttttaatatAGAATATTGTTCATGATAATTCCTTAGTTAGATCACAAGATTTGAATGGTGAATTTTGAAAAATGAAATACATTCATTTTTTATGGCCCTGTCAAATTTATTTAGTCCTTATATGTGTTAAATCTAAGCATCATAAGCAACCCACATAAGATCATAGCTAATTGTATATTCTCTCTCTGTGTTGCCACAAGCTATATAACTTGAACACATAATATTTGCCAATGGTTACTGATTTTAAACTTTTCTGATTTACTTTGCatttgtcaggggtcaaactttgacatccaTTGCAAGGCAGTATGAGACATCAGTAGAGGAAATCGCTTCAGTGAATCACATTGATAATTTTGACATGATTGAATCTGGTCAACTTTTAGTTGTACCTGTTCATCATAAGATATCTAAAAGGGTGAGTCAGCAATGGATCTGATTTTATATTTCAGTTATAGATCATTTATTTTCTGTGAACTTGAATTGATGAGGGGTTTATCTTTGATTATTCATGTGTGGTCCTCTATGGAATTGGGTACAGACATTCAGCTTATATCCCAACTAATGGCCTTGCACAAAGTGTACATGGATTTCTCTACTATTACATGAATTCTGTAAACAGCTTTATAGTGGCATTAGGAAAAAGTAAATGGTATATAAAATCTGGAATGAGAAGTATTGAAATTACTTCTCAGTTTCTTTTGGTCTCATTTGCTATCAAATCAAATTTCCTTTATAATCTGTTATTGGGCATCAACATGCTATCCGTCTGTAAAAAAATGTTGTTGGATTTTTGCCATGTTTCATCTTTTTTGAACACATTGCTTTAGATTGTATGCCATGAGTTTGATGTCTTTTAATATTTATGAGCAGCTGCAATATGTATCAGGTTTCCACAATTACAATGGATTTGAATGAAATTAGACCCAAGAATAAAATTATGTTACCAGCTTCAACTGTTGCAACAACATCAGTTCCTCAGCCTGGACCTACTATATCGTCTCCCCTCTCTCTACGATTTGTAAGTTTGAGATCAATATGAGGTCCTTGGATAAAACAGTTTCAAATTTTCAGATTTCTCAGAAATTGAAGTCATAACCATCATTATAATTGCCACATCAGTTTTGGATACTAGTGTAATTGCCAAATTGTGTTGCAAAAGATTAATGATTTCGTTTCAGGTTAAAGGGACTCTGTTATTTCTGCTCTTGGCTCCTGCTCTAGCTTACTGTATTAGATGGTCGGTGCATTCAATCAGACTACAAATGGATGAAGTTTATGAACAAGAAACAGAGGAGAAGACATCAAGCACACATCATAAGACAAAACATGCACGGTGGCACAGCATTCTGGAGGATGATGCAGGGACTACTGCTTTGGATAGCTCACCGAAAGGGTATTCTCCAACAGTAAGTAGGCATTCTTCTGTTTTTAAACTTTAGTGTTACTATGCTTTTTTTATCAAGCATATATGGATAAATATTAGAAAAGTGAGCATCATTAATTTATTCTAAGACCAGTCTTATTGCTTTTGATATCCTTATCACCCATAGTATTTCAACACTGGCATATCGTTATTGGTATTTGTAGCTTAATGTAAATACTTATCTCACAAAAATGCCTCTTGGGCAGGTTCCTCTTCAATTAGCTTTTGGAATTCAGTGGAATTTATTTAAAATGAATTTATGTGAGCTTTGGTTGACTATGTTGCAAGGAACTTCTATGGGGATTGTCGTggtgttttcacacattgccccattgcaaatggggacccccacttttttgctttttaggtagATGTTTTGCTTAGATTGCCTTAGCAATAATTTCCTTGTTTTAACCTTTGCGTGTGAGAGGGTGTCTTAGTTTTAGTCTTTGGTCTCTTGCTTGTGCAAAGTGTTGAGTTTTTGGGGTTTTTCATCAAATTCAGAGATATCATCAAATCAATATTTCAATGTCTTGACTAGGAAGGACGAATAGGTCACCCTCATAGTACCACAGCTAGTGTTGGTCCTCAGGTTGGTGTCAGCATGGTTGGAAGGATATTCTGATGCTACATATGTGTTCAAATAGGTTAATGGAGAAGAATTCAAATAGGTTAATGGAGAAGAATGACACTTTTCGAGATGATTTCGgacatgttttttctttttctatttttagaaagtatcATCTTTAGCACTGATTGGTCAATTGGagaagtttctatttttagaaaatgcCAGTATCAAAGGTAACAACTGTGGAAAGGTACCATGCAAAGAAATTCATCAAGGAAGTGTAGAAATTCTTGTTCCAAGCATGAACCCtgcctaaagaaaagagaaaaatccaCTTGAGGTCAAATTTCCTGAGTTAGAGGCAAAGTGGACAAATCCACTTGGAGGTCAACTTTCCAAAGAGAAAAATCCACTTAGAGGTTGATTTTCCCAAGTAGAGGCGAGCAAAATGTTTCTGTCCTTGAAAATTCCTTGTGAAGTAAAACCAATTCCATCATATTTTCCCTAAGAGTGCAaggtaaaatgaaatgcaaaagagAAAAAATCCACTGAGGGGGCAAATTTTCCAAGTGAAGAGGTAATAAAAGTTAAGTGGAATAAGAGTAATTCCTACGAAGTCGAATTTCCCATGTGGATTTAAGGTTGCAAAGGTAAAGTGAATTTCATAAGGACAAATTAATCCCCATGAGGTCCGATT includes:
- the LOC131041269 gene encoding uncharacterized protein LOC131041269 isoform X2, producing MAGELYHSHVLPNFRGLKPLPVSVPESGLLNICGGRFESRRLTRRNGLGGGEVPVAKCNIMDFSKKPRHPRENIKMWNSVKASKLPDSPYTYHNNEAVTSINHTVTEGQTLTSIARQYETSVEEIASVNHIDNFDMIESGQLLVVPVHHKISKRVSTITMDLNEIRPKNKIMLPASTVATTSVPQPGPTISSPLSLRFVKGTLLFLLLAPALAYCIRWSVHSIRLQMDEVYEQETEEKTSSTHHKTKHARWHSILEDDAGTTALDSSPKGYSPTESQENRGKDAYKEICDSYAELEPAYLKFLAESGLTNSGYWRGGLPSTSDENII
- the LOC131041269 gene encoding uncharacterized protein LOC131041269 isoform X3, producing MAGELYHSHVLPNFRGLKPLPVSVPESGLLNICGGRFESRRLTRRNGLGGGEVPVAKCNIMDFSKKPRHPRENIKMWNSVKASKLPDSPYTYHNNEAVTSINHTVTEGQTLTSIARQYETSVEEIASVNHIDNFDMIESGQLLVVPVHHKISKRVSTITMDLNEIRPKNKIMLPASTVATTSVPQPGPTISSPLSLRFVKGTLLFLLLAPALAYCIRWSVHSIRLQMDEVYEQETEEKTSSTHHKTKHARWHSILEDDAGTTALDSSPKGYSPTVRVSRK
- the LOC131041269 gene encoding uncharacterized protein LOC131041269 isoform X1, yielding MAGELYHSHVLPNFRGLKPLPVSVPESGLLNICGGRFESRRLTRRNGLGGGEVPVAKCNIMDFSKKPRHPRENIKMWNSVKASKLPDSPYTYHNNEAVTSINHTVTEGQTLTSIARQYETSVEEIASVNHIDNFDMIESGQLLVVPVHHKISKRVSTITMDLNEIRPKNKIMLPASTVATTSVPQPGPTISSPLSLRFVKGTLLFLLLAPALAYCIRWSVHSIRLQMDEVYEQETEEKTSSTHHKTKHARWHSILEDDAGTTALDSSPKGYSPTVGCTQCDVWSMQDHARKWMKMKALQGRKMHKIKVKAQDRKRNSSRQTIFHLKDQFKGQVK